One region of Coregonus clupeaformis isolate EN_2021a chromosome 31, ASM2061545v1, whole genome shotgun sequence genomic DNA includes:
- the LOC121547726 gene encoding chromobox protein homolog 2, whose product MEGVTVGHVFDAECILNKRPRKGKFEYLVKWRGWSSKHNSWEPEENILDPRLLAAFHKREQERDLLFRKRGKRPRGRPRKILEPEPTETKSDRSSSSSGLSSSPSSSSSEEEEEDEDHRKKAKPGPRLRNLYPVPQKRPQIVVAKNEPVRKKRGRKPLLPELRALRQAKTRPPLPPPPPSRHHQVLRPPREPFKEEPQGGVKKPLQPASFTYTGLSSSRGSRDEVAPQGAAGGAFFQAGASKPGPLNSIWSGRSMSTNTATPSSPSSASSLSRPPPPYSKGSSELKRSLSVSDASSGRAEGIKVASSLKPGVSTSLCLHSSKTSSGFGGSPAACSPAQRFPAGQRRQQEGPGGQAGMVVQQQGAKPTSPTPPSARDRISQALSLRALNLQSVKKIAPGNGLQGNGTSGTTGVAVSRLSLRSSASPAGKGAGGSIKETHTSSGLNQGPASGGLGGGALHSGSVPPAREERGESGKDTGAETEREMDSKGLGGVGRGNGRVEKGGSVQAQGGVSTARRGGANGGRQEDRKSGQSLTVNDRNSRSGDNSRTLNELSTGDSDDTSSSESEECDSSPYPDNNNNGARLVSMEMETETDWRPARSLLEHVFVTDVTANFVTVTVKESPTSVGFFNVRNH is encoded by the exons ATGGAGGGGGTAACTGTAGGGCACGTATTTGACGCCGAATGCATCCTCAACAAACGTCCACGAAAG GGGAAGTTTGAGTATTTGGTGAAGTGGAGAGGGTGGTCGTCCAA ACATAACAGTTGGGAGCCTGAAGAGAATATTCTGGACCCCAGATTACTGGCTGCCTTCCATAAGAG agagcaagagagggaccTACTCTTCCGTAAGAGAGGGAAGAGGCCAAGGGGACGTCCACGGAAAATTCTG GAACCAGAGCCAACTGAAACCAAATCTGACCGCTCCTCCTCTTCATCCggcctgtcctcctctccctcctcctcttcctcagaagaagaagaggaagatgaagaCCACAGGAAGAAGGCCAAACCGGGTCCTCGCCTCCGCAACCTCTACCCCGTCCCCCAGAAGAGGCCCCAAATTGTGGTGGCCAAGAATGAGCCCGTCCGGAAAAAGCGCGGGAGAAAACCGCTGCTCCCCGAGCTGAGGGCTTTGAGACAGGCAAAGACCCGGCCGCCCCTCccgccccctcctccttctcgcCACCACCAGGTTCTCAGGCCCCCCCGCGAGCCCTTCAAAGAGGAACCCCAAGGGGGGGTGAAGAAGCCTCTGCAGCCAGCCAGTTTCACTTACACTGGCCTGAGCTCCAGCCGGGGCTCCAGAGATGAGGTGGCACCCCAGGGGGCTGCTGGAGGGGCCTTCTTCCAGGCAGGGGCCTCCAAACCTGGGCCGCTGAACTCCATATGGTCAGGTCGCTCCATGTCGACCAACACCGCCAccccatcctctccatcctccgcTTCCTCTCTCAGCAGACCTCCCCCGCCTTACAGTAAGGGCTCGTCAGAGCTGAAgcgctccctctctgtctccgaCGCCAGCAGTGGCAGAGCAGAAGGGATCAAGGTGGCGTCCTCTCTAAAACCAGGGGTATCCACATCACTCTGTCTCCACAGCTCCAAGACATCCAGTGGGTTCGGGGGCTCTCCGGCGGCATGTAGCCCAGCTCAGCGCTTCCCAGCTGGGCAGAGGAGGCAGCAGGAGGGCCCTGGAGGTCAGGCGGGAATGGTGGTTCAGCAGCAGGGAGCCAAACCCACCTCCCCTACCCCTCCCTCGGCCAGAGACCGCATCAGTCAGGCCCTCAGCCTCCGAGCTCTCAACCTGCAGAGCGTCAAAAAAATTGCGCCCGGCAATGGTCTCCAGGGAAACGGAACCTCCGGCACCACTGGAGTTGCAGTTTCGAGGTTGAGCCTGAGAAGCAGTGCCAGCCCGGCAGGAAAAGGAGCAGGGGGAAGCATTAAAGAGACGCACACCTCGTCTGGGCTGAACCAGGGCCCGGCGTCgggagggttagggggaggggCACTGCACTCTGGAAGCGTTCCACCagccagagaggagaggggggagagcggGAAGGACACTGGggcagagacggagagagagatggacagcaaGGGACTAGGGGGTGTAGGGAGGGGGAATGGAAGAGTAGAGAAAGGGGGGAGTGTACAGGCACAGGGAGGCGTGTCCACGGCCCGCAGAGGCGGAGCTAACGgggggagacaggaagacaggaagtCAGGACAGAGCCTTACCGTTAATGACCGGAACTCCCGGAGCGGCGACAACTCCCGGACCCTTAACGAGCTCAGCACGGGTGACTCAGACGACACCAGCAGCAGCGAATCAGAAGAGTGCGACTCCTCCCCCTATcccgacaacaacaacaacgggGCCCGCCTGGTCTCTATGGAGATGGAAACGGAGACGGACTGGCGGCCAGCGCGGAGCCTTCTAGAACACGTGTTTGTCACTGATGTCACCGCCAACTTCGTCACGGTAACAGTGAAGGAGTCGCCGACAAGCGTGGGGTTCTTCAACGTCCGCAATCACTAA